A single region of the Winslowiella toletana genome encodes:
- a CDS encoding GIY-YIG nuclease family protein, whose protein sequence is MKLFDYLKMEFPDLTPEATKVHLAQLNDYKEDPLVKFRGGTFDDWQCWQKRQEFSRRYVVSLIRIPGTETWLFAGAFQQIGNAGKKAYPDREELYYQYHLQKIPETEEYAGRMYISFKNTVRNFIRLGESIQSELVISAITPARLTFGEFPGYRNVVLDRNSIGSILRLNLQSWRTALSMVKGIYVLTDRDGGKLYVGKADGIEGIWGRWEYYFGSGHGGNVGLKEAFGTGDENRLQNITFAILEVMDLNAEKGEIDRRETHWKQILLSREFGHNRN, encoded by the coding sequence TTGAAGCTTTTTGATTATCTGAAGATGGAGTTTCCGGATCTGACGCCTGAAGCCACCAAAGTCCATCTTGCGCAATTAAATGATTATAAAGAGGATCCGCTTGTTAAATTCCGTGGAGGCACTTTCGACGACTGGCAGTGCTGGCAGAAGCGACAGGAGTTTAGCCGCAGATATGTCGTTTCACTGATCAGGATCCCGGGGACTGAAACTTGGCTATTTGCGGGAGCATTTCAGCAGATAGGCAACGCGGGAAAGAAAGCCTACCCTGATCGTGAGGAACTGTATTATCAGTACCACCTCCAGAAAATCCCAGAGACTGAAGAATACGCTGGAAGGATGTATATCAGCTTTAAAAATACAGTCCGTAACTTCATTCGCCTCGGTGAAAGTATTCAGAGCGAACTGGTTATCAGCGCCATCACCCCGGCACGTCTGACCTTCGGCGAGTTTCCAGGCTACCGTAACGTCGTGCTGGACCGGAACAGCATCGGCTCGATCCTCAGACTTAATCTGCAATCCTGGCGTACCGCACTGTCCATGGTTAAAGGCATCTATGTATTAACTGATCGGGACGGCGGAAAACTCTATGTTGGAAAAGCCGATGGAATCGAGGGGATATGGGGCCGATGGGAATATTATTTTGGTTCCGGGCACGGCGGCAATGTAGGGCTTAAGGAAGCTTTCGGCACAGGCGATGAAAACCGACTGCAGAATATCACTTTCGCGATCCTCGAAGTCATGGATCTTAATGCCGAAAAAGGTGAAATTGACCGCCGCGAAACTCACTGGAAACAAATACTGCTCTCGCGGGAGTTTGGCCATAACCGAAACTAA
- the ychF gene encoding redox-regulated ATPase YchF, with the protein MGFKCGIVGLPNVGKSTLFNALTKAGIEAANFPFCTIEPNTGVVPMPDSRLDQLAEIVKPQRILPTTMEFVDIAGLVKGASKGEGLGNQFLTNIRETEAIGHVVRCFENDNIIHVAGKVNPADDIDVINTELALSDLDTCERALQRVQKKAKGGDKDAKAEQAALEKCLPHLSNAGMLRSLKLDEDEKAAIRYLSFLTLKPTMYIANVNEDGFENNPYLDQVRAIAEAEGSVVVPVCAAVESDIAELDDADREEFMAELGLEEPGLNRVIRAGYSLLNLQTYFTAGVKEVRAWTIPVGATAPQAAGKIHTDFEKGFIRAQTIAFEDFIAYKGEQGAKEAGKMRSEGKEYIVKDGDVMNFLFNV; encoded by the coding sequence ATGGGATTCAAATGCGGTATCGTGGGCCTGCCTAACGTGGGTAAATCCACCCTGTTCAATGCGTTGACTAAAGCGGGAATTGAAGCAGCAAACTTCCCGTTCTGCACCATTGAGCCGAATACCGGCGTGGTGCCGATGCCTGATTCACGTCTCGACCAGCTGGCTGAGATCGTTAAGCCACAGCGTATTCTGCCAACCACGATGGAATTCGTTGATATCGCGGGCCTGGTTAAAGGTGCATCGAAAGGTGAAGGTCTTGGCAACCAGTTCCTGACCAACATTCGTGAAACTGAAGCGATTGGTCATGTCGTACGCTGCTTCGAAAACGACAATATTATTCACGTTGCGGGTAAAGTTAATCCGGCGGACGATATTGACGTCATCAACACCGAACTGGCGCTGTCGGATCTCGACACCTGCGAACGTGCTTTGCAGCGCGTACAGAAGAAAGCCAAAGGTGGCGATAAAGACGCTAAAGCAGAACAGGCGGCACTGGAAAAATGCCTGCCGCATCTGTCCAACGCCGGCATGCTGCGCTCCCTGAAGCTGGATGAAGACGAGAAAGCCGCCATCCGTTACCTGAGCTTCCTGACGCTGAAGCCGACCATGTATATCGCTAACGTTAACGAAGATGGTTTTGAGAATAACCCGTATCTCGATCAGGTACGTGCGATTGCTGAAGCGGAAGGTTCCGTAGTGGTGCCGGTTTGCGCAGCGGTTGAATCGGATATCGCAGAGCTGGACGATGCCGACCGTGAAGAGTTTATGGCGGAACTGGGCCTCGAAGAGCCGGGTCTGAACCGCGTAATCCGCGCCGGTTACTCGCTGCTGAACCTGCAGACCTACTTCACCGCTGGCGTGAAAGAAGTGCGTGCATGGACTATTCCTGTTGGCGCGACCGCACCACAGGCAGCCGGTAAAATCCACACCGATTTCGAGAAAGGCTTTATCCGCGCTCAGACCATCGCTTTTGAAGACTTTATCGCCTATAAGGGCGAACAAGGTGCGAAAGAAGCCGGCAAAATGCGTTCAGAAGGTAAAGAGTACATCGTTAAAGATGGCGATGTGATGAACTTCTTGTTTAACGTCTAA
- a CDS encoding alkaline phosphatase D family protein, with translation MNRRNLLKSGLACGSALLLPKTLFANPLISRDTQRPATPSGLQTGDVLHDRAMVWCRSDRTARLWLEWDTDGSFRQPQKIRGPWALPENDYITRLDLHGLPANQQIHLRLSYRDADLNHLISEPLLGQFRTPSLQTRNIRFVWSGDTAGQGYGINPDWGGMRIYETMRQQQPDFFVHSGDTIYADGPIEETVTPGEGGVWKNIVTPEVSKVAETLHEYRGRYRYNLMDDNVRRFNAEVPQIWQWDDHEVTNNWSDSKQLDDRYQVKSVELLQARATRAFLDYAPMRHFDDRESERVYRYLPCGPLLDRFIVDMRSYRGPNGTNLQTTLDDDSAFMGRTQIAWLLAGLKASKATWKAVFADMPIGLQVPDGKTAEGVARWEAIANGDNGAPKGRELEMAMLLKAIKDAGIKNVVWFTADVHYTAAHHYQPDKAAFQDFEPFWEFVSGPLNAGSFGPNAPDNTFGLQVVYQKAPEKQNTSPLAGYQFFGQVDIDADDRSMTVRLKDVAGTTLFTQQLQPL, from the coding sequence ATGAATCGCAGAAATTTACTCAAATCAGGACTCGCCTGTGGCAGTGCGCTGTTGCTACCAAAAACGCTGTTTGCCAACCCGCTGATTAGTCGCGACACTCAGCGCCCGGCGACGCCCTCCGGGCTGCAAACCGGTGACGTACTGCACGATCGGGCGATGGTCTGGTGTCGCAGTGACCGCACCGCAAGACTGTGGCTGGAATGGGACACGGACGGCAGCTTTCGTCAGCCGCAAAAAATACGTGGCCCCTGGGCATTACCAGAAAACGATTATATCACCCGGCTCGATCTGCACGGCTTACCCGCCAACCAGCAGATTCACCTGCGCCTGAGCTACCGAGACGCAGATCTTAACCATCTGATTTCTGAGCCGCTGCTCGGTCAGTTTCGCACCCCCTCATTGCAGACGCGCAATATTCGTTTTGTCTGGTCCGGCGATACCGCCGGCCAGGGTTACGGAATTAACCCTGACTGGGGCGGCATGCGTATTTATGAAACCATGCGCCAGCAACAGCCGGATTTCTTCGTCCACTCCGGTGATACTATCTACGCCGACGGCCCTATTGAGGAAACCGTTACGCCAGGCGAAGGTGGCGTCTGGAAAAATATCGTCACGCCTGAAGTCAGCAAAGTAGCAGAAACACTGCATGAATATCGCGGACGCTATCGCTATAACCTGATGGATGACAATGTGCGCCGCTTTAACGCAGAAGTACCACAAATCTGGCAGTGGGACGATCATGAAGTCACTAACAACTGGTCCGACAGTAAACAGCTCGACGATCGTTATCAGGTAAAAAGCGTAGAATTGCTGCAGGCGCGCGCCACCCGGGCATTTCTCGATTATGCACCGATGCGCCACTTTGACGACCGCGAGAGTGAGCGCGTCTACCGTTATCTGCCCTGCGGGCCACTGCTCGATCGCTTTATTGTTGATATGCGCAGCTATCGTGGGCCGAACGGCACTAATCTGCAAACCACCCTCGATGACGACAGCGCCTTTATGGGCAGAACACAAATTGCCTGGCTGCTGGCGGGACTGAAAGCGTCAAAAGCCACCTGGAAAGCGGTGTTTGCCGATATGCCGATTGGCCTGCAAGTACCGGACGGTAAAACGGCTGAAGGCGTGGCGCGCTGGGAAGCCATCGCCAATGGGGACAACGGCGCACCTAAAGGCCGCGAGCTGGAGATGGCAATGCTGCTGAAAGCCATTAAAGATGCGGGAATCAAAAATGTGGTGTGGTTTACTGCTGATGTGCACTACACCGCCGCTCACCATTACCAGCCTGATAAAGCCGCATTTCAGGATTTCGAACCGTTCTGGGAGTTTGTTTCCGGGCCGCTGAACGCGGGCAGTTTCGGCCCCAATGCGCCAGATAACACGTTTGGATTGCAGGTGGTGTACCAGAAAGCGCCGGAAAAGCAGAATACTTCACCGCTGGCCGGCTATCAGTTTTTTGGTCAGGTCGATATTGATGCCGACGATCGCAGCATGACGGTGCGATTAAAAGATGTGGCGGGCACAACGCTGTTTACGCAGCAGTTGCAGCCGCTGTAG
- the pth gene encoding aminoacyl-tRNA hydrolase has translation MSSIKLIVGLANPGAEYAATRHNAGAWYVDLLAERHNQSLKEESKFYGYTARLNIGGEDVRLLVPTTFMNLSGKAVAAMATFYRIAPEEILVAHDELDLPPGVAKLKQGGGHGGHNGLKDIISKLGNNLNFHRMRIGIGHPGDRNKVVGFVLGKPQAAEQKLIDDAIDEAVRCTEVWLKEDRLKAMNRLHAFKAG, from the coding sequence GTGAGCAGTATTAAACTGATTGTTGGCCTTGCCAACCCCGGCGCCGAATACGCCGCAACCCGTCATAACGCCGGTGCCTGGTACGTCGACCTGCTGGCTGAACGCCACAATCAGTCACTGAAGGAAGAGAGCAAATTCTACGGCTACACGGCGCGGCTGAATATCGGCGGTGAGGATGTACGCCTGCTGGTGCCGACCACCTTTATGAATCTGAGCGGTAAAGCGGTAGCGGCAATGGCAACCTTTTACCGCATCGCGCCAGAAGAAATACTGGTGGCGCATGATGAGCTGGATCTGCCGCCGGGCGTGGCAAAATTGAAACAGGGCGGTGGCCACGGCGGCCATAACGGCCTGAAAGATATCATCAGTAAACTCGGCAACAACCTCAACTTTCATCGGATGCGGATTGGCATTGGACATCCGGGCGATCGCAATAAAGTCGTTGGTTTTGTGCTGGGCAAACCGCAGGCGGCGGAGCAAAAGCTGATTGACGACGCCATTGATGAAGCCGTGCGCTGTACCGAAGTGTGGCTGAAAGAAGATCGCTTAAAGGCGATGAATCGCCTGCATGCGTTTAAAGCGGGGTAA
- a CDS encoding SulP family inorganic anion transporter, with translation MFNLSNLRATNVKNDVLAGSVVAVALIPEATAFSLLAGLSPTIGLHTAFMLGLVTAFFGGKPGMISGAAGSIVVVLISLITQHGYEYVLLATIFAGVIQMLIGVFRLGKFIRLVPQPAIFGFVNGLAIVIMLAQIPMIKNQGPLMYGLVALAMLIVWLFPKFTKIIPGSLAALIAISAIAIGFHLDTKRVGDLADISGTLPMFHLPDAPLSWETLKIVLPYSVIIALVGLIESLLTMAVLDEMGSKKGAGNKECVAQGVGNTLCGFFGSFAGCAMIGQSIINFTSGGRGRISNLVGAILLILFVVSLSQYIALLPVAALAGIMFVVCIRTFEWSSLRRLKRMPKADAVIMVAVTLVTIFTDLAMAVIFGVIISALVFAWQHARITILQQQEQGDSKTYQLEGPLFFGSASAFAELFSPEQDPQNVVIDFARTRVMDSSGVEAIDKLSSRYQQAGKSLRLRHLSEDCISLLQKAGPYCMHELDDPDYKVAADDA, from the coding sequence ATGTTTAACCTGAGCAACCTCAGGGCGACCAACGTCAAGAATGACGTGCTGGCCGGCTCTGTCGTGGCCGTGGCGCTTATTCCGGAAGCGACCGCTTTTTCATTACTGGCAGGATTATCACCCACAATCGGCTTGCATACCGCGTTTATGCTGGGCCTGGTGACGGCATTTTTCGGCGGTAAGCCGGGGATGATTTCGGGTGCCGCAGGTTCGATTGTGGTGGTGTTAATCAGCCTGATTACCCAACATGGTTATGAGTATGTGCTGCTGGCGACAATCTTTGCCGGTGTGATTCAGATGCTGATTGGCGTGTTTCGCCTCGGTAAATTTATCCGGCTGGTGCCGCAACCGGCGATCTTCGGTTTTGTTAACGGGCTGGCGATTGTGATTATGCTGGCGCAGATTCCGATGATTAAAAACCAGGGTCCGCTGATGTACGGGCTGGTGGCGCTGGCGATGCTGATCGTCTGGCTGTTTCCGAAATTCACCAAAATCATTCCGGGTTCACTGGCGGCGTTAATTGCTATCAGCGCCATTGCCATCGGTTTTCATCTGGATACTAAACGTGTCGGTGATTTAGCCGACATCTCCGGCACTTTACCGATGTTTCATCTGCCGGATGCCCCGTTGAGCTGGGAAACCCTGAAAATTGTGCTGCCATATTCGGTGATTATTGCGCTGGTCGGGCTAATTGAGTCGCTGCTGACCATGGCGGTGCTCGATGAGATGGGCAGTAAAAAGGGTGCGGGTAATAAAGAGTGCGTGGCGCAGGGCGTCGGCAACACCCTTTGTGGTTTCTTTGGCAGCTTTGCCGGTTGCGCAATGATTGGTCAGTCGATTATCAACTTTACCTCCGGCGGGCGCGGGCGTATCTCCAACCTGGTTGGGGCGATTTTGCTGATTCTGTTTGTCGTCAGCCTGTCGCAGTATATCGCTTTACTGCCGGTTGCGGCGTTGGCAGGCATTATGTTTGTGGTCTGCATCAGAACCTTTGAATGGAGTTCGCTGCGTCGCCTGAAACGCATGCCGAAGGCCGATGCGGTAATAATGGTCGCGGTAACGCTGGTGACAATCTTTACTGACCTGGCGATGGCGGTGATCTTTGGCGTGATTATTTCGGCGCTGGTATTTGCCTGGCAGCATGCGCGCATCACTATTCTGCAGCAGCAAGAGCAGGGCGACAGCAAAACTTATCAGCTGGAAGGGCCGTTGTTCTTTGGTTCCGCCAGCGCTTTTGCCGAACTGTTTTCCCCGGAACAGGATCCGCAGAATGTGGTGATTGATTTTGCCCGCACCCGGGTGATGGATTCCAGTGGCGTAGAGGCGATTGATAAGCTCAGCAGCCGCTATCAGCAGGCGGGAAAAAGCTTGCGTCTGCGCCATCTGAGTGAGGATTGCATCAGTCTGCTACAGAAGGCCGGGCCATATTGTATGCATGAACTGGACGATCCCGATTATAAAGTGGCGGCCGACGACGCCTGA
- the ychH gene encoding stress-induced protein YchH, which yields MRRKNVHFAGNFLMGLGLVTMVVGVGYSILNQLPQLQLPQYLTHGAIFSIFLGALLWLVGARISGREKVADRYYWLRNCGDKRCRRASHRHHS from the coding sequence ATGAGACGTAAAAATGTACATTTTGCGGGTAATTTCCTGATGGGACTCGGGTTGGTTACCATGGTGGTGGGCGTGGGTTATTCGATCCTTAACCAGTTGCCACAGCTGCAATTACCGCAGTATCTGACGCATGGCGCCATTTTCAGCATCTTTCTGGGTGCGCTACTCTGGCTGGTCGGTGCCCGTATCAGCGGTCGTGAAAAAGTCGCCGATCGCTATTACTGGCTGCGTAACTGCGGTGATAAACGCTGTCGTCGCGCGTCCCATCGTCACCACAGCTGA